A region of bacterium DNA encodes the following proteins:
- the rpmA gene encoding 50S ribosomal protein L27, with the protein MAHKASQGSTRLGRDSESKRLGVKRTDGQIVKAGEIIIRQRGTKYNPGENVALGKDFTIFALKQGRVKFFKKKKSNFYGKTRLKTFVSVIPTNTKKSSASAAK; encoded by the coding sequence ATGGCTCATAAGGCGTCGCAAGGATCAACTAGGCTGGGTAGAGACAGCGAATCCAAAAGGCTGGGCGTTAAGCGCACTGACGGCCAGATAGTTAAGGCTGGAGAAATTATTATCCGCCAAAGAGGGACTAAATATAACCCGGGCGAGAACGTTGCTTTAGGTAAAGATTTTACCATTTTTGCTCTTAAACAGGGCCGGGTGAAGTTTTTTAAAAAAAAGAAAAGCAATTTTTACGGAAAAACTCGTCTAAAAACCTTTGTCAGCGTTATCCCCACGAACACAAAAAAAAGCAGCGCTTCTGCTGCTAAATAA
- a CDS encoding DNA polymerase III subunit alpha: protein MARPEFVHLHVHSHYSILDGLGKIDSLVEKAKKLKQKAVALTDHGVMYGAVEFFLKAKEAGIKPIIGSEVYLAPKSMEDKSREDTNPYHLVLLAKNEEGYKNLMHLLTLAHLKGYYYKPRIDKKTLKKYAKGLIALSACLQGEIPRLILSGAQDKLKKSLDFYQEVFGKDFYLEIQHHPNIEEQAKVNQEIVKIAKKLGIKVVATQDAHYLDIEDKEAHEALLCIQTGRFLSDKDRMSMAEDNFHLASTEEMAEAFKEYPQVLKNTLEVAEKIELEIKPSGKLLLPKFPLPKGYTAEKYLRELALRGLRWRYGSWSREKAQASESNNFEVSKEVMDRLNYELSIIEKTGYASYFLIVADFINFAKNKGIAVGPGRGSAAGSLVSYLLGITDIDPLRYGLIFERFLNPERVSPPDIDIDFADDRRDEVIQYVRHKYGEDKVAQIATFGKMESRQVVRDVARVMGLSYSDGDRIAKAIPFGSKLEEALEVSPELKKMYESEDQVQKVVDLAKRLEGVVRQTGIHAAGVVIAPEELPNFTPLQRAPKGDLSITTQYSMYDIEKLGLVKMDFLGLSNLSIIQQALRVIAKTKDTKIDISNLPLEDKKTFKLLSQGYTVGVFQLSSEGMRRYLKQLKPSQFEDLIAMVALYRPGPIEFIPQYIAGKHGAEVKYLHPKLESILQETYGIAVYQEQVLEIARQLGGFTYGEADILRRAVGKKIKELLLEQKKKLISGMLKNGVNKGVAKKIWEFIQPFARYGFNKSHAAGYAMIAYITAYLKANYPSEFMSALLTADQEDLDKIARDIAECERMGIKVLPPDVNESFVEFGVVKDTGDIRFALAAIKNIGETPAEVIVEERKKNGAYKTLEDFLKRLSPIINKKILESLIKAGALDSFAERQLLLHNLEKLLRYASSFARRNQSNQTDLFGMSEKPILKENLDLEPVEPASESQKMSWERELLGIYLSLHPLDNHKKLLKSLPYQIKDLAQMPENKQVIAVGVITEIQKIYTRSQELMLFVRIEDKTASVEALVFPKVLQEFGDVFQMDSVIGIKGRLTFKERGERTTEPKIIVEKAKRAEHIQIKTNAKKLDTPQRQALILKLSHYSRPLMESLKNIITSQKGDLPVYLVVRENGIDKEIRLRQGVNCSKKLLKEMRSLLGKENVSWR from the coding sequence ATGGCTCGACCTGAATTTGTTCATCTTCACGTGCACTCGCATTACTCTATTTTAGATGGATTAGGCAAAATTGACTCATTGGTAGAGAAGGCAAAGAAGCTAAAACAGAAAGCTGTGGCTTTAACTGACCATGGCGTGATGTATGGAGCGGTGGAATTTTTTCTTAAAGCTAAAGAAGCGGGTATTAAACCAATAATTGGTTCTGAAGTTTATCTTGCCCCTAAGTCAATGGAAGATAAAAGCAGGGAGGACACTAACCCTTACCACCTTGTTCTATTGGCTAAAAACGAAGAGGGCTATAAAAATTTGATGCATCTTTTAACTTTGGCTCATCTTAAAGGGTATTATTATAAGCCGCGCATAGACAAAAAAACACTTAAAAAATATGCTAAAGGATTAATTGCCCTTTCTGCCTGTTTGCAGGGGGAAATCCCCCGTTTAATTTTAAGCGGCGCTCAAGACAAGCTCAAAAAGTCTTTGGATTTTTATCAAGAGGTTTTTGGCAAGGATTTTTATTTAGAGATACAGCACCATCCTAATATTGAGGAACAAGCTAAAGTAAATCAGGAAATAGTAAAAATAGCCAAAAAGTTAGGTATCAAGGTTGTAGCCACTCAAGACGCACACTACCTTGATATTGAAGACAAGGAGGCGCATGAAGCGCTTCTCTGTATTCAGACAGGCCGTTTTCTTTCTGATAAAGACAGAATGTCAATGGCTGAGGATAATTTTCATTTGGCTTCTACTGAAGAAATGGCAGAGGCTTTCAAAGAATATCCTCAGGTTTTAAAAAATACGCTGGAAGTGGCAGAAAAAATCGAGTTGGAGATCAAGCCTTCTGGAAAATTGCTTTTGCCCAAATTCCCTCTTCCTAAGGGATATACAGCAGAAAAGTATTTACGGGAGTTGGCTTTAAGGGGTTTGCGTTGGCGTTATGGCAGCTGGTCGCGCGAAAAGGCTCAAGCCTCTGAATCAAATAATTTTGAGGTTTCTAAAGAGGTTATGGACAGGTTGAATTATGAGCTTTCAATTATTGAAAAAACAGGTTATGCTTCCTATTTTTTGATTGTTGCTGACTTTATCAACTTTGCCAAGAACAAAGGCATAGCTGTAGGGCCGGGTAGAGGAAGTGCTGCTGGTAGTTTGGTTTCTTATCTTTTGGGTATTACTGACATTGATCCCTTAAGATATGGTTTAATTTTTGAACGTTTTCTTAACCCAGAAAGAGTTTCCCCGCCTGATATTGATATTGATTTTGCTGATGATCGACGAGATGAAGTTATCCAGTATGTTCGTCACAAATATGGCGAGGATAAGGTGGCCCAAATTGCTACCTTTGGTAAAATGGAGAGTCGTCAGGTTGTCAGAGATGTAGCCAGAGTAATGGGTTTAAGTTATTCTGACGGAGATCGAATTGCTAAAGCTATTCCTTTTGGCAGCAAACTTGAAGAAGCTCTAGAGGTTTCACCAGAATTAAAAAAGATGTATGAGAGCGAAGATCAGGTGCAGAAGGTTGTTGATTTGGCTAAGCGTTTGGAAGGGGTAGTGCGTCAGACTGGTATTCACGCTGCCGGAGTAGTTATTGCTCCTGAAGAGTTGCCTAATTTTACCCCTCTTCAGCGTGCGCCCAAAGGCGATCTTTCTATTACCACCCAATACTCAATGTACGATATAGAAAAGCTTGGTTTGGTAAAGATGGATTTTTTGGGTCTTTCTAATCTTTCCATTATTCAGCAAGCTTTAAGGGTAATCGCCAAAACCAAAGATACAAAAATCGATATTTCTAATTTGCCCCTAGAGGATAAAAAGACATTTAAACTTCTTTCTCAAGGTTATACAGTTGGTGTTTTTCAGCTTTCCAGTGAAGGGATGAGGCGTTACTTAAAGCAGCTTAAGCCTTCCCAGTTTGAGGATTTGATTGCTATGGTTGCCCTTTACCGTCCGGGGCCAATTGAGTTTATTCCCCAATATATTGCTGGCAAACATGGCGCCGAAGTCAAATATTTACACCCAAAACTTGAGTCAATTCTTCAAGAAACCTACGGGATTGCTGTTTATCAGGAACAGGTGCTTGAAATTGCTCGTCAGCTTGGAGGTTTTACTTATGGTGAAGCTGATATTTTAAGACGGGCAGTAGGCAAAAAAATCAAAGAGCTTTTATTAGAACAAAAGAAAAAGTTGATTAGCGGTATGCTTAAAAATGGGGTGAATAAGGGAGTAGCTAAAAAAATATGGGAGTTTATCCAGCCTTTTGCTCGTTATGGTTTTAATAAATCTCATGCTGCTGGCTACGCTATGATTGCCTACATCACCGCTTACCTAAAAGCTAATTATCCATCAGAATTTATGTCCGCTCTTTTAACTGCAGATCAGGAGGATTTGGATAAAATTGCCAGGGATATCGCTGAGTGTGAAAGAATGGGGATCAAGGTTTTGCCGCCTGATGTCAATGAGTCATTTGTTGAATTCGGCGTAGTTAAGGATACAGGAGATATTAGATTTGCTTTAGCGGCAATTAAAAACATAGGGGAGACACCAGCTGAGGTGATTGTGGAAGAGCGGAAGAAAAATGGTGCTTACAAAACTTTAGAGGATTTTCTTAAAAGGCTTTCGCCAATAATAAACAAAAAAATTTTGGAAAGCTTAATTAAAGCTGGAGCGCTGGATAGTTTTGCCGAAAGGCAACTTCTTTTGCACAATTTGGAAAAACTACTTCGGTATGCCAGCTCCTTTGCCCGACGTAACCAGAGTAATCAGACAGATCTTTTTGGTATGAGTGAAAAACCGATTTTAAAGGAAAATTTAGATCTTGAGCCGGTAGAACCAGCTAGTGAATCGCAAAAGATGAGCTGGGAGCGGGAACTTTTAGGTATTTATCTTTCTCTACATCCTTTAGATAATCATAAAAAACTTCTCAAGTCTCTACCTTATCAGATTAAGGATTTAGCACAAATGCCAGAGAACAAACAGGTTATTGCTGTGGGTGTTATTACTGAAATTCAAAAGATATATACCCGTTCTCAAGAACTTATGCTTTTTGTCCGTATTGAAGACAAAACCGCTTCAGTTGAGGCTTTAGTTTTCCCAAAAGTTTTGCAGGAATTTGGCGATGTTTTCCAAATGGATAGTGTCATTGGGATCAAAGGGCGTTTAACTTTTAAGGAGAGAGGAGAAAGAACAACAGAACCTAAAATTATTGTGGAAAAAGCCAAAAGAGCTGAACACATTCAGATTAAGACAAATGCGAAAAAATTGGACACACCTCAGCGTCAGGCGCTAATCCTAAAACTCTCCCATTACTCTCGTCCCTTGATGGAGTCCTTGAAAAATATCATTACTTCCCAAAAAGGAGATCTCCCTGTTTATTTAGTAGTTAGGGAGAATGGGATTGATAAAGAGATACGTCTGCGTCAGGGAGTTAATTGTTCCAAAAAACTGCTAAAAGAGATGCGTTCTCTTTTGGGTAAAGAAAATGTTTCTTGGCGTTAA
- a CDS encoding PH domain-containing protein, with protein sequence MFDLDEDEKILLEITPHSYFLVWPLFWSLSLAFFLLAFTLAKAGFSFWFFVVFLICVGVLGTYAIFSYSRFYRNQAFLTNKRLWSKTQKGAFETKVKETALKDILEVEYKIKGLKASILGFGDLIIKTPGGKIKLEKVANPEKLKRQILNLKEYWLRHNV encoded by the coding sequence ATGTTTGATCTGGACGAAGATGAAAAAATACTTCTGGAAATCACTCCTCATTCTTATTTTTTAGTTTGGCCGCTTTTCTGGTCTCTCAGTTTAGCTTTTTTTCTTTTAGCTTTTACTTTAGCTAAAGCAGGATTTTCTTTTTGGTTCTTTGTTGTTTTTTTAATCTGTGTTGGCGTTTTAGGAACCTACGCCATCTTTAGCTATTCTCGTTTCTACCGCAATCAAGCTTTTTTGACCAATAAAAGATTATGGTCCAAAACCCAAAAAGGAGCCTTTGAAACTAAAGTAAAAGAGACTGCCCTCAAAGATATTTTAGAGGTAGAGTATAAAATCAAAGGCTTAAAAGCATCTATACTTGGTTTTGGAGACCTAATTATTAAAACACCGGGCGGCAAAATTAAATTAGAAAAAGTAGCTAACCCGGAAAAACTCAAGCGCCAAATTTTAAATCTCAAAGAATATTGGCTAAGACACAATGTTTAA
- a CDS encoding undecaprenyl/decaprenyl-phosphate alpha-N-acetylglucosaminyl 1-phosphate transferase, whose amino-acid sequence MIYILASIASFFASLLGYPLAKRIQILDQPAKRKIHRQPVPRTGGIIFFSAFWLVLLAVSFFSHFSYLSLAVLGKIFLPALIIFVVGLLDDIFNLSPQIKLLGQLLGAGLLVALGIRIEVINIPLLGMITLNFWFSALATIFWVVLLINILNWLDGLNGLAAGVSIIAFLAIIYTAFLPWVNAFPAVLLASILIGILLAFLPYNFLKGEIFMGDSGSNFLGFMLALTSILGGSKLATSFLVLGLPILDGLWVIMQRIKGKKNIFLADKRHLHHRLLRLGLSEKQTTFFFWLISLVFGLLIIPASTQIKFFGLVILSGVCLIFFAVLDIIEKRNNERT is encoded by the coding sequence ATGATTTATATCCTTGCTTCAATTGCCAGCTTCTTTGCCTCTTTGCTGGGCTACCCGCTGGCAAAAAGAATTCAGATTTTAGACCAGCCAGCAAAACGAAAAATCCACCGACAACCTGTTCCCCGCACAGGAGGAATTATTTTCTTTTCTGCTTTTTGGCTTGTTTTACTTGCTGTTTCCTTTTTTTCTCACTTTTCTTATCTTAGTTTAGCTGTTTTGGGAAAAATTTTTCTGCCGGCTTTGATTATCTTTGTTGTTGGACTTTTGGATGATATCTTTAATCTCTCTCCACAAATTAAACTTTTGGGACAACTGCTTGGCGCCGGGCTGTTGGTAGCACTAGGCATTAGAATAGAAGTTATTAATATCCCTTTGCTGGGCATGATTACTCTTAATTTTTGGTTTTCAGCTCTTGCTACTATATTTTGGGTTGTTCTGCTTATCAATATCCTTAATTGGCTGGACGGGCTGAACGGTTTAGCTGCCGGAGTCAGCATTATTGCCTTCTTAGCTATTATTTACACCGCCTTTCTACCTTGGGTAAATGCCTTTCCTGCTGTACTTTTGGCTAGCATTTTAATCGGTATCCTTTTAGCCTTTTTGCCTTACAATTTTCTTAAAGGAGAAATTTTTATGGGTGATTCAGGCAGCAATTTTTTGGGCTTTATGCTAGCCCTTACTTCTATCTTGGGCGGCTCCAAATTAGCAACCTCATTCTTAGTTTTGGGTCTGCCTATACTAGACGGATTATGGGTGATAATGCAAAGGATTAAAGGCAAAAAAAATATCTTTTTGGCAGACAAGCGCCACCTCCATCACCGCCTGCTCAGATTGGGACTAAGCGAAAAACAGACAACTTTTTTCTTCTGGCTAATATCGCTTGTTTTTGGATTGCTGATTATTCCTGCTTCAACCCAAATTAAATTTTTTGGTTTAGTTATTCTCTCTGGAGTCTGCCTCATTTTTTTCGCAGTTTTAGATATAATAGAAAAAAGAAACAATGAAAGAACTTAA
- the ndk gene encoding nucleoside-diphosphate kinase yields MALERTLVIVKPDAVNRGLIGEIIHRFERKGLKIIGLKMVHLKDKVLHEHYAHHRGKPFFKDLVDFMKLSPTILIVLEGNEAVSVVRKITGPTFGVEAPPGTIRGDFAISISHNVVHASDSPETAKKEIERFFKKRELFPYERIDWNILYSKEDLS; encoded by the coding sequence ATGGCTTTAGAACGAACGCTGGTTATTGTCAAACCTGATGCTGTCAACCGCGGGCTGATTGGCGAAATCATCCACCGCTTTGAGCGCAAAGGGCTAAAAATCATTGGTCTAAAAATGGTCCATCTAAAAGACAAGGTATTGCACGAACATTATGCTCACCATCGCGGCAAGCCCTTTTTCAAAGATTTGGTGGATTTTATGAAACTCTCTCCTACAATTTTGATAGTTTTGGAGGGCAATGAAGCGGTCTCAGTAGTGAGAAAAATTACTGGGCCTACTTTTGGTGTTGAAGCACCTCCGGGCACAATCAGGGGGGATTTTGCCATCTCAATATCTCACAATGTGGTCCACGCCTCAGACTCACCTGAAACAGCCAAAAAAGAGATAGAGCGCTTCTTTAAAAAGAGAGAGCTTTTCCCTTATGAACGGATAGATTGGAATATACTTTATTCTAAAGAGGATCTATCCTAA
- a CDS encoding insulinase family protein, with the protein MSKIKFRLKKTKGAKIISIELNHLHSLALNINFWVGSFLENKKEAGISHFLEHMVFKGSKKHPNEQAIGAAVEKYGGIINAFTSAERTIFWLVSPKIYTEKTLPVLFDVVFNPLAIKKREEIEKEKQVILEERKMYKDRPDSYVDELADKNLNTNHPISQPTIGYQKTIKSIDKKKLTNWWQNNYLPQNCVITLSGPGTHKFAEKVEKLIPNKKPLERKRSIPTYVSPQKPRLAVHYKKIKQTNLVWLFERVKPANLKENIAIQLLAKILGQGLNSILFSEIRTKLGLSYDISAHSFDFKSFQLLSVSGGFAPEKTKKAIQKMGKIFQKLKTSGIDEQKLREAKKGNLGELETSLDNPQTIAHFALEGIRLFNRPLSIEEIKRTTQAITKKDMDRVLRELIKPQNTALTLLGPLKEKEGLLELIQKIK; encoded by the coding sequence ATGTCTAAAATAAAATTCAGGCTAAAAAAAACAAAAGGTGCCAAAATCATTAGTATTGAATTAAACCATCTGCATTCTCTGGCTCTAAACATTAATTTTTGGGTGGGATCGTTTTTGGAAAACAAAAAAGAAGCCGGCATATCCCATTTTTTAGAGCATATGGTTTTCAAAGGAAGTAAAAAACACCCTAACGAACAAGCAATAGGAGCTGCGGTAGAAAAATACGGGGGAATAATCAACGCCTTTACCAGCGCTGAACGCACTATTTTTTGGTTAGTTAGCCCAAAAATATACACTGAAAAAACCCTCCCTGTGCTTTTTGATGTTGTCTTCAATCCCCTAGCAATCAAAAAAAGAGAAGAGATAGAAAAAGAAAAACAGGTAATTTTAGAAGAAAGAAAAATGTATAAAGACAGGCCGGACAGCTATGTAGATGAACTGGCAGATAAAAATTTAAATACTAACCATCCAATTTCGCAACCAACTATTGGCTACCAAAAAACAATCAAAAGCATTGATAAAAAAAAACTTACAAATTGGTGGCAAAACAACTATCTTCCCCAAAACTGCGTTATAACTCTTTCTGGCCCCGGGACACATAAATTCGCTGAAAAAGTAGAAAAACTTATTCCCAACAAAAAGCCGCTAGAGCGGAAACGTTCTATCCCCACTTACGTCTCTCCCCAAAAACCACGCCTTGCTGTGCATTACAAAAAAATTAAGCAGACTAACCTTGTTTGGCTTTTTGAAAGAGTAAAGCCAGCAAACCTCAAAGAAAACATTGCTATACAACTTTTGGCAAAAATTTTGGGGCAAGGTCTGAATTCGATTTTATTCTCTGAAATCAGAACAAAACTTGGCCTAAGCTATGACATTAGTGCCCATAGTTTTGACTTTAAAAGTTTTCAGCTTCTTTCTGTATCTGGCGGCTTTGCCCCGGAAAAAACAAAAAAAGCAATCCAGAAAATGGGAAAGATTTTCCAAAAACTAAAAACTTCTGGTATTGACGAGCAAAAACTCAGGGAGGCAAAAAAAGGCAATCTTGGAGAACTAGAGACAAGCTTAGACAACCCTCAAACTATTGCTCATTTTGCCTTAGAAGGCATCAGGCTGTTTAACCGTCCTTTATCCATAGAGGAAATAAAAAGAACCACTCAGGCAATCACCAAAAAAGACATGGACAGGGTCCTTAGAGAACTAATTAAACCCCAAAACACAGCTCTTACTCTTTTAGGACCTTTGAAAGAAAAAGAAGGCCTGTTAGAATTAATTCAGAAAATAAAATAA
- a CDS encoding small multi-drug export protein: protein MLAIYLKILFLAFAPVVEMRGSIPLALLQYNLPLLAAMTISIIGAWLGGLITILLLGQIEKLIDFIPFLKKIKEKIFLYTRQKHEKNFRRLGLGLIFLLAAVPIPIIGGSYTAGLVAYLFNPKKSTSLFLIFLGLIIQAVLIVLSLKIGKQLTLSYV, encoded by the coding sequence ATGTTAGCAATATACCTAAAAATACTTTTTCTGGCTTTTGCCCCTGTAGTTGAGATGAGAGGCTCAATCCCTTTGGCTTTACTTCAATACAATCTCCCTCTTTTAGCGGCAATGACAATCAGCATTATTGGTGCTTGGCTGGGGGGGTTGATCACAATTTTGCTTTTGGGGCAAATAGAAAAACTGATTGACTTTATTCCTTTTTTAAAGAAAATAAAAGAAAAGATTTTTCTCTATACCCGGCAAAAACACGAGAAAAACTTTCGCCGTCTGGGACTGGGGTTAATCTTTCTTCTTGCTGCTGTACCCATACCTATCATAGGAGGGAGTTATACAGCAGGCTTAGTTGCTTATCTTTTTAATCCTAAAAAAAGCACATCCTTGTTTTTAATTTTTTTGGGACTTATAATCCAAGCAGTCCTTATTGTCTTGAGTCTCAAAATAGGCAAACAACTAACTCTTAGTTATGTCTAA
- a CDS encoding undecaprenyl-diphosphate phosphatase — MGIQAVILALIQALTEFLPISSSAHLFLTEKLFHLSFDLSFDVFIHFGSALALIVYFAKKWPALFKERPLSSSLIFKLFLALIPATVLGIVLEKTQPSFWRITSLTLFNLIFFGLILIWADQKTGEKTAKQLTLTDALLIGLAQALALFPGVSRSGITISVALFLGLKRKEAAKFSFLLATPAILGATLLEAPKIISLNHSFLVPYLIGFLTSFAFSYLVVAWLLRYLEHHRLWPFAIWRFLVASGIIIYFLI, encoded by the coding sequence ATGGGTATTCAGGCAGTAATTTTAGCTTTAATCCAAGCTTTAACTGAGTTTCTACCTATATCTTCTTCAGCCCATCTTTTTTTAACTGAAAAATTATTTCATCTTTCTTTTGACTTGAGCTTTGATGTCTTTATCCACTTTGGTTCTGCTTTAGCTCTAATTGTTTATTTTGCTAAAAAGTGGCCAGCTCTTTTTAAAGAACGCCCCCTGTCTTCTTCCTTAATTTTCAAACTCTTTTTAGCCTTAATCCCTGCTACGGTTTTAGGTATTGTTCTGGAAAAAACCCAGCCATCGTTTTGGCGCATAACCAGTCTGACTCTCTTTAATCTTATTTTCTTTGGCTTGATTCTGATTTGGGCAGACCAAAAAACCGGAGAAAAAACAGCAAAACAGCTTACTTTAACAGATGCTTTGCTAATTGGTTTAGCCCAAGCTTTGGCCCTTTTCCCGGGTGTTTCCCGTTCAGGCATTACAATTTCTGTAGCCCTATTTTTAGGTCTAAAAAGAAAAGAAGCAGCCAAGTTCTCCTTTCTTTTAGCCACACCAGCCATACTGGGGGCAACTCTTTTAGAAGCTCCAAAAATTATTTCCTTAAACCACTCTTTTCTTGTGCCTTATCTAATAGGCTTTTTAACCAGCTTTGCCTTTAGCTATTTAGTTGTAGCCTGGCTCCTCCGCTATTTAGAACATCACCGCCTTTGGCCCTTCGCTATCTGGCGCTTTTTGGTCGCTTCAGGGATAATAATCTATTTTTTAATTTAA